Proteins from a single region of Coraliomargarita parva:
- a CDS encoding YcxB family protein produces the protein MEITYSLTEDDFVAFQMYASGESKQQRKRRLRGRFLVPVIWGLIALYFVSDSDVVVGSVFLLGAVVWLLGYPAYAKWLYRRHFRNHLKENNRGQMNQEVTLRLETEGVFSSGVDSEGTLKYSGFDQLIELETLYLIRLKQGMTLLLPKERLASEELSSFMDAVSMRTELEIQDHRGRPWR, from the coding sequence ATGGAAATTACATACAGCTTAACGGAAGACGACTTTGTGGCTTTTCAAATGTATGCGTCCGGCGAGTCGAAGCAGCAGAGGAAGCGGAGGTTGAGAGGACGATTCCTCGTGCCTGTTATCTGGGGCCTGATTGCCCTCTATTTTGTTTCCGATTCGGATGTTGTGGTCGGCTCGGTCTTTTTGCTGGGTGCGGTCGTTTGGCTGCTCGGCTATCCGGCCTATGCTAAATGGCTCTATCGACGGCACTTCCGGAACCATCTCAAAGAAAACAACCGCGGACAGATGAATCAGGAAGTGACCCTGCGCCTTGAGACGGAGGGGGTGTTTTCGTCGGGCGTCGATAGTGAAGGGACTTTGAAATATTCAGGTTTCGATCAACTGATCGAACTGGAGACCCTGTATCTCATTCGACTGAAGCAGGGGATGACCTTGCTGCTGCCTAAAGAAAGGTTAGCTTCTGAAGAGTTGAGCTCCTTTATGGACGCAGTCTCAATGCGTACAGAACTGGAGATTCAAGACCACCGGGGACGTCCTTGGCGCTAG
- a CDS encoding DUF4886 domain-containing protein — protein MRLLHPSLLLTVFLYVATALQATAEPIQILGVGNSFTANSQKYLPQIVASDPEVEADFAMAYIGGCPLDKHVNLAKSNEADPEKGLAYSYKINNKTVGSKVSLKHILQDREWDYVTIQQVSTKSYKIETYYPYAGELIDYIRQYAPQAKIVIHETWSHSVDSYRAKKWGLDPDDMYEKLHAAYKQIGAEFNLPIIPVGTAFQTARATDMWHYEPTTIDVSTLTYPEDKNNLPDQSKSMNNIFFWKKNKEGEWYVGNDGFHAGRNGEYLGGLVWYRFFFDKDPRNISYKPNGMGEAQAESLREIAFETVTETLSAPAAVSSAQ, from the coding sequence ATGAGACTGTTGCACCCGTCACTCCTCCTCACCGTCTTTCTTTACGTGGCCACTGCCCTGCAGGCCACTGCCGAACCGATCCAGATTCTGGGAGTCGGGAACAGCTTTACGGCGAACTCGCAGAAATACCTGCCTCAAATTGTCGCATCCGATCCGGAAGTGGAAGCGGATTTCGCGATGGCCTACATCGGTGGCTGCCCGCTGGACAAGCATGTCAATCTCGCCAAATCCAACGAAGCGGATCCCGAAAAGGGACTGGCCTACAGCTACAAGATCAACAACAAGACCGTGGGCTCGAAGGTCTCCTTGAAGCATATCCTGCAGGACCGAGAATGGGACTATGTGACCATTCAGCAGGTCAGCACCAAGAGCTACAAGATCGAGACCTACTACCCCTACGCCGGCGAGCTCATCGATTACATCCGCCAATATGCACCCCAGGCCAAGATCGTGATTCACGAGACCTGGTCGCACAGCGTGGACAGCTACCGGGCGAAAAAATGGGGCCTCGATCCCGATGATATGTACGAGAAACTGCACGCCGCCTACAAACAGATCGGTGCGGAGTTCAACCTGCCTATCATTCCCGTGGGCACCGCCTTCCAAACTGCCCGTGCGACCGACATGTGGCACTACGAGCCGACCACGATCGACGTCAGCACCCTCACATATCCGGAAGACAAGAACAACCTCCCCGACCAGAGCAAGAGCATGAACAATATCTTCTTCTGGAAGAAGAACAAGGAAGGCGAGTGGTACGTCGGCAATGACGGCTTCCATGCCGGAAGAAATGGCGAGTATCTCGGCGGATTGGTCTGGTACCGCTTCTTCTTTGACAAAGATCCACGCAATATCAGCTACAAGCCGAACGGGATGGGCGAGGCACAAGCCGAATCCCTAAGGGAGATCGCCTTTGAGACCGTAACGGAAACACTCTCCGCTCCAGCAGCGGTCAGTAGCGCTCAATAA
- a CDS encoding GspE/PulE family protein has protein sequence MNLDPLYADLDDEQRAQLQALPRAERLNQIAVARNKPTNVVVHEAASLSKLPVLNSIELVENPTAALPLRLIHEYQCVPVRSTVAEESEEETDAADKRVIPLVTLWPPDERMDRWIYAVCGRKPEWHLGDPEQVINTITQHFGVGAGSLDESDLVTDDAELEAEEDEDAAVIRFVNEVVHKAVSDRATDIHFEPHRDALQIRYRIDGELVPVRVPDNLIRFQGAIISRLKIMAKLNISEKRRPQDGRISFGAGDSELDIRISTFPTMYGESVSLRLLNQKSKPLSMRELGLAPDEEHKATRTLESPHGIILVTGPTGSGKSTSLTAFIRLINKPERRIITVEDPVEYEVPGVNQTQVHPEIGLTFAQSLRAVLRQDPDVIMVGEIRDRETADIAIRASLTGHLVLSTLHTNDAPGALTRLIDMDIEPFLIASSVEMIIAQRLVRRLCPNCAKPAQEELKHLESCLATMRIPLSEAAHIGRLKAAAGCERCRNLGFRGRIGIFETLRVTDEIHEHIVQRASSRLIRQTAVQQGMRTLMQSGWEHIKNGLTTLEEVMRYAEIEDTSEE, from the coding sequence ATGAATCTCGATCCCCTCTACGCCGACCTTGACGACGAACAGCGCGCGCAGCTGCAAGCACTGCCCCGAGCCGAGCGTCTCAATCAAATCGCAGTGGCCCGTAACAAGCCCACGAACGTCGTCGTCCATGAAGCGGCCTCCCTTTCGAAGCTTCCGGTACTCAATTCCATCGAACTGGTGGAAAACCCAACCGCCGCCCTGCCCCTGCGCCTGATTCATGAATATCAATGTGTACCGGTCCGGAGCACAGTAGCCGAAGAGAGCGAAGAGGAAACAGACGCCGCCGACAAGAGGGTCATTCCACTCGTGACCCTGTGGCCGCCGGATGAACGTATGGACCGGTGGATCTACGCCGTCTGCGGCCGCAAGCCGGAATGGCACTTGGGCGATCCCGAGCAGGTGATCAACACCATCACCCAGCACTTCGGTGTCGGCGCCGGAAGCCTCGATGAGTCCGACCTGGTGACCGATGACGCGGAACTGGAGGCGGAAGAAGATGAAGACGCCGCGGTGATCCGATTCGTCAACGAGGTGGTGCACAAAGCGGTGAGTGACCGCGCCACGGACATACACTTTGAACCTCACCGCGACGCGCTGCAGATCCGCTACCGGATCGACGGCGAGCTCGTACCGGTCCGCGTACCGGACAATTTGATCCGCTTCCAGGGAGCGATTATTTCGCGCCTGAAGATCATGGCGAAGCTGAACATCTCGGAGAAGCGTCGCCCCCAGGACGGCCGGATCTCTTTCGGTGCAGGCGACAGCGAACTGGACATTCGTATTTCAACCTTTCCGACGATGTACGGGGAAAGCGTTTCACTGCGCTTGCTCAACCAGAAGTCCAAACCGCTTTCCATGCGTGAATTGGGACTGGCACCGGACGAAGAGCACAAGGCCACCCGGACGCTGGAATCCCCGCACGGCATCATCCTGGTCACCGGCCCGACCGGTTCCGGCAAATCGACCTCTTTGACGGCCTTCATCCGCCTGATCAACAAGCCGGAGCGCCGGATCATTACGGTGGAGGATCCGGTCGAGTACGAGGTCCCCGGCGTGAACCAGACACAGGTCCACCCGGAGATCGGCCTGACCTTTGCCCAATCACTTCGTGCCGTCCTGCGCCAGGACCCGGATGTGATCATGGTGGGGGAAATCCGTGACCGTGAAACCGCCGACATCGCGATCCGCGCGTCGCTGACCGGTCACTTGGTGCTCAGCACCTTGCACACCAACGATGCGCCCGGCGCCCTGACCCGTCTGATCGACATGGACATTGAGCCTTTCCTCATCGCGTCCTCGGTCGAAATGATCATCGCCCAGCGCCTGGTCCGCCGCCTCTGCCCGAACTGTGCAAAGCCCGCACAAGAGGAGCTGAAACATCTGGAAAGCTGCTTGGCCACCATGCGCATCCCGCTCAGCGAAGCCGCGCATATCGGCCGGCTCAAAGCCGCCGCCGGTTGCGAGCGTTGCCGCAACCTCGGCTTCCGCGGCCGTATCGGCATTTTCGAGACGCTCCGTGTGACAGACGAGATCCACGAACACATCGTGCAGCGCGCCTCATCCCGACTCATCCGGCAAACCGCGGTACAGCAAGGCATGCGGACCCTGATGCAAAGCGGATGGGAGCATATCAAGAATGGCCTAACCACGCTCGAAGAGGTCATGCGCTACGCGGAAATCGAAGACACCAGCGAGGAATAA
- a CDS encoding SET domain-containing protein, with amino-acid sequence MPKLKTWNEEHFEIRTSTIEGAGRGLFSKVRIEEGDTIGYYTGKIISEDEFHDPERPFSAYILWVCRTHIIDGVGPESNYTRFINHSDAPNAFLIVSSRWKSARFEALGTIEPGEEIFFNYGDDYWE; translated from the coding sequence ATGCCGAAACTAAAGACCTGGAACGAAGAACATTTTGAGATCCGCACCTCGACAATCGAGGGCGCGGGACGGGGGCTCTTCTCCAAAGTACGCATCGAGGAAGGCGACACGATCGGCTACTACACAGGCAAGATCATCAGCGAGGATGAGTTTCACGACCCCGAGCGCCCCTTCTCCGCCTACATCCTGTGGGTCTGCCGGACCCACATCATCGACGGCGTCGGCCCCGAATCCAACTACACCCGCTTCATCAACCACAGCGATGCGCCCAACGCCTTCCTCATCGTGTCCTCACGCTGGAAAAGCGCCCGTTTCGAAGCACTGGGAACGATCGAGCCCGGCGAGGAAATTTTCTTCAACTACGGCGACGACTACTGGGAGTGA
- a CDS encoding glycerophosphodiester phosphodiesterase, which produces MQTDTRTTNQRAQGNRSLLFACACLLLFAAIALATPMPVYLRPLSEVMEHEIGRNPESIPRYRCTVGAHRGASLDYLENTLDALQAAETDPRYAFIEFDVQYTKDGEIVVFHDQLLLRIFRKLGSINNSTYEELAFLTDGQIARYSEVMDVLHKKLNIEIKSQGDAAEDQRLADALIADIRARGREKDVMVSSIEPEVIHYINVNYPTIPTGQIYWITSSTYLHFEGLTQRLYKDFSESEADYLMLHVANFRNLENLLKFKPPNKTIIFWNFDDGIYLVHQNRHDQLWGENWWSRLLVNLQLMEFPSRGANSDPVTVPRNGYRPDRLSVQ; this is translated from the coding sequence ATGCAAACGGACACACGGACAACGAATCAGAGGGCACAGGGCAACAGGTCCCTGCTGTTTGCTTGCGCCTGTCTGCTACTCTTCGCCGCAATTGCGCTGGCCACCCCGATGCCGGTGTACCTGCGCCCGCTCAGCGAGGTCATGGAGCATGAAATAGGACGAAATCCGGAAAGTATCCCGCGCTACCGCTGCACCGTCGGGGCCCACCGCGGCGCATCGCTCGACTATCTGGAAAACACCCTGGACGCACTTCAGGCGGCGGAAACCGACCCCCGCTATGCCTTCATTGAATTCGACGTCCAGTACACAAAAGACGGTGAAATCGTGGTCTTCCATGACCAGTTGCTGTTACGGATCTTCCGCAAGCTTGGCAGTATCAACAACTCGACCTATGAGGAACTCGCCTTTCTGACTGACGGGCAGATCGCACGCTACTCCGAAGTCATGGATGTCCTGCACAAGAAGCTCAACATCGAGATCAAGTCCCAAGGTGACGCGGCGGAAGACCAGCGCCTGGCTGACGCATTGATTGCCGACATCCGTGCGCGCGGTCGCGAGAAAGATGTGATGGTCAGCTCGATCGAACCGGAGGTCATCCATTACATCAATGTGAATTACCCGACAATCCCGACCGGCCAGATCTATTGGATCACCTCGTCAACCTACCTCCATTTCGAAGGCCTGACCCAACGGCTCTACAAGGACTTCAGCGAGTCCGAAGCCGACTACCTCATGCTCCACGTAGCCAATTTCCGCAATCTGGAAAACCTGCTTAAATTCAAACCGCCGAACAAGACCATCATCTTCTGGAATTTCGACGACGGCATCTATCTGGTCCACCAGAACAGGCATGACCAACTCTGGGGCGAAAACTGGTGGTCCCGACTGCTGGTCAACCTGCAGCTAATGGAGTTCCCCTCTCGGGGAGCAAATTCAGATCCCGTGACCGTCCCCCGTAACGGCTACAGGCCGGATCGATTGAGCGTACAGTAG
- a CDS encoding A/G-specific adenine glycosylase gives MAAWYAEARRPLPWRTQPSLYRTVVSELMAQQTQIKTMLPYFERWMKRFPDFESLADAPSEAVLKHWEGLGYYSRARNLHQLAKDYVAMDPKPVSAEEWRQLPGIGPYTSAAISSIAHNHPTAVVDGNVVRILARLTNDERVFKNNGEAVKAFTELAEAVLNSENPGDHNQSMMELGATVCLKQKPMCTVCPVFRFCESAARGNQDSLPKIQRKATEQVEIERVWICHEGQVLLHRIPEDAKQLAGQYELPKAFDLGLAPSGKPLATKTRSITHRRIREKIFRLPAEGVTLTSEHQWVPIEAVETITLSGPHRRWIRELLANGNKSA, from the coding sequence ATGGCTGCGTGGTACGCCGAAGCCCGGCGCCCCCTGCCCTGGCGGACCCAACCGAGCCTGTACCGCACGGTCGTATCCGAGTTGATGGCACAACAGACGCAGATCAAGACGATGCTGCCCTACTTCGAACGCTGGATGAAGCGTTTTCCCGATTTCGAAAGCCTGGCCGACGCCCCGTCCGAAGCGGTCTTGAAACACTGGGAAGGACTGGGCTACTACAGCCGCGCCCGCAACCTCCACCAACTGGCGAAGGACTACGTGGCGATGGACCCGAAACCGGTGAGCGCCGAAGAATGGCGCCAACTGCCGGGCATCGGCCCCTACACCTCGGCCGCAATCAGCTCGATCGCCCACAACCATCCGACTGCGGTGGTGGACGGCAATGTGGTCCGGATACTCGCGAGGCTTACGAACGACGAACGCGTCTTCAAAAACAACGGCGAGGCGGTCAAGGCTTTCACCGAACTGGCCGAGGCCGTCCTCAACTCGGAGAATCCGGGCGACCACAACCAGTCCATGATGGAATTGGGAGCCACCGTCTGCCTGAAGCAAAAGCCGATGTGCACGGTCTGCCCGGTGTTCCGGTTCTGCGAATCCGCAGCACGGGGCAACCAGGACAGCCTCCCGAAAATCCAGCGCAAAGCCACCGAACAGGTCGAAATCGAGCGCGTTTGGATCTGTCATGAGGGTCAAGTGCTTCTCCACCGCATTCCCGAGGATGCCAAGCAACTGGCGGGTCAATACGAGCTGCCCAAGGCCTTCGACCTGGGCCTCGCTCCGTCAGGTAAACCGCTTGCCACCAAAACACGTTCGATCACCCACCGCCGCATACGGGAAAAGATATTCCGCTTGCCGGCCGAAGGCGTCACGCTCACAAGCGAGCACCAATGGGTCCCGATTGAGGCAGTCGAAACCATCACTTTGTCCGGCCCGCACCGTCGATGGATCCGGGAACTACTGGCCAACGGCAACAAATCCGCATAA
- the moeB gene encoding molybdopterin-synthase adenylyltransferase MoeB, translating to MELSPSEILRYQRHLSLPGFGETAQLKLKSASVLVVGAGGLGCPALQYLAAAGVGTLGIVDDDRVSRSNLQRQILFADADVGLPKAEVAAARIKAMNPDIEAVPQVLRLSEANAMELVQAYDLVLDGSDNFPTRYLVNDACVLAGKPLVYGALYTFQGQVSVFNHEGGPTYRCLFPEPPNPEDAPNCSEIGVLGVLPGLVGTIQATEAIKVLTGIGQPLSGKLLIFDALKMEQTVVRFQRVPEQAEVHTLKAIEYANICTPDVPEPLISASELAARLQSGGLQLIDVREGWERDLCQIGPSVHLPLAEVLDGLADPAVAGLDPSQPTCVYCKGGVRSMKALSVLQERYGFREILSLDGGILAWAESADPSMARY from the coding sequence ATGGAACTCTCGCCTTCTGAAATTCTGCGCTACCAACGCCACCTGAGCCTGCCCGGATTCGGGGAGACGGCCCAGTTGAAACTGAAGTCGGCCAGCGTGCTGGTTGTCGGTGCCGGCGGTCTGGGCTGTCCGGCACTCCAATACCTGGCAGCCGCAGGTGTGGGCACCCTCGGCATTGTGGATGACGACCGTGTCAGCCGTTCCAACCTCCAGCGGCAGATTTTATTTGCCGACGCGGATGTGGGCCTACCCAAGGCCGAGGTGGCCGCAGCACGGATCAAGGCGATGAACCCTGATATCGAAGCGGTGCCGCAGGTCCTGCGCTTGAGCGAGGCAAATGCCATGGAACTGGTGCAAGCCTACGATCTGGTCCTGGACGGTTCGGATAATTTTCCCACGCGCTACCTCGTCAACGATGCCTGTGTGCTTGCGGGCAAGCCATTGGTCTATGGCGCGCTCTACACCTTTCAGGGACAGGTCAGTGTCTTTAACCATGAGGGCGGACCGACGTATCGCTGCCTCTTCCCTGAACCGCCGAATCCGGAGGATGCTCCGAATTGCTCGGAGATCGGTGTCCTCGGTGTCTTGCCCGGCCTGGTCGGGACCATTCAGGCGACAGAGGCGATCAAGGTACTCACCGGCATCGGTCAGCCCTTGTCGGGCAAGTTGTTGATCTTTGACGCGCTCAAGATGGAACAGACGGTGGTCCGCTTTCAACGTGTGCCGGAGCAGGCCGAAGTGCACACATTGAAGGCGATCGAGTATGCGAACATTTGTACGCCGGACGTACCTGAGCCGCTCATCTCGGCCTCCGAGCTGGCGGCGCGTCTTCAATCTGGCGGCCTGCAATTGATCGATGTGCGCGAAGGCTGGGAACGCGATCTTTGTCAGATTGGTCCTTCGGTCCACCTCCCGCTGGCGGAAGTCCTCGACGGTCTGGCCGATCCCGCTGTGGCGGGTCTGGATCCCTCGCAGCCGACCTGTGTGTACTGCAAGGGCGGTGTGCGCAGCATGAAGGCCTTGTCTGTTTTACAGGAGCGGTACGGCTTTCGCGAGATCCTCAGCCTCGACGGTGGCATCCTCGCTTGGGCCGAGTCGGCCGATCCGTCGATGGCGCGTTATTGA
- a CDS encoding cytochrome P450, whose translation MATISQSPTDPGFVQNPYPRYAALRREGPLHDWTEYGMPAAFSYELVNALLRDRRFGRQCPPELVPEIPEHLAPFYEVEAHSMLELDGDVHKRLRGLVLRAFTSRRIAGLAPEIEAVAHKLIDAIPADAPFDLIHSYAAQLPVIIITRLLGIPEAMAPQLLDWSNTMVAMYQARRDRQIEDAAAQATADFADYIRSYADERRQSPADDLISELLAAEEAGEKLSMAELITTCILLLNAGHEATVHTLGNGVLALLRHGDPAHWLTPERVEGTVEEILRYDPPLHFFVRYAHEEAEIAGRTFKRGDPVACLLGSANHDPEGWEHPDRFDPSRPVKTNLSFGSGAHFCIGAPLARLELRIALPILFQRCPNLALAEAPRYANLYHFHGLEKLMLRTGK comes from the coding sequence ATGGCAACGATCTCTCAATCACCGACCGATCCCGGTTTTGTGCAAAATCCATATCCCAGATATGCGGCACTACGGCGGGAAGGGCCGCTCCACGACTGGACCGAATACGGCATGCCGGCGGCGTTTTCCTACGAACTGGTTAACGCGCTCCTTCGGGACCGGCGTTTCGGGCGCCAGTGTCCCCCGGAACTGGTGCCGGAGATCCCGGAACATCTCGCGCCGTTCTACGAAGTGGAGGCCCACTCCATGCTCGAACTCGACGGCGACGTGCACAAGCGCCTGCGCGGGCTGGTCTTGAGGGCCTTCACCTCCCGCCGCATCGCCGGCCTGGCCCCCGAGATCGAAGCCGTGGCGCACAAGTTGATCGACGCCATTCCGGCAGATGCCCCGTTCGACCTGATCCACAGCTACGCGGCCCAACTGCCCGTCATCATCATTACACGCCTGCTCGGTATCCCCGAAGCCATGGCGCCTCAATTGCTCGACTGGTCCAACACCATGGTTGCGATGTATCAGGCCCGAAGGGACCGACAGATCGAAGACGCCGCAGCCCAGGCGACAGCAGACTTCGCCGACTATATCCGCAGCTACGCGGACGAACGGCGTCAGAGTCCAGCCGACGACCTGATCTCGGAGCTGCTGGCGGCGGAAGAAGCCGGGGAGAAACTCAGCATGGCTGAGTTGATCACCACCTGCATCCTGCTGCTGAATGCCGGACATGAGGCCACGGTGCATACCCTCGGCAACGGCGTGCTCGCGCTGCTCCGCCACGGCGATCCGGCGCACTGGCTCACCCCGGAACGGGTGGAAGGCACGGTTGAAGAAATCCTGCGCTACGATCCCCCGCTGCACTTCTTTGTCCGCTACGCGCATGAGGAAGCGGAGATCGCCGGACGCACATTCAAGCGCGGCGATCCGGTGGCCTGCCTGCTGGGATCGGCGAACCACGATCCTGAAGGATGGGAGCACCCGGACCGCTTCGACCCGTCACGCCCGGTCAAAACCAACCTTTCGTTTGGCTCCGGCGCGCATTTCTGCATCGGCGCGCCCTTGGCCCGCCTCGAATTGCGGATCGCGCTGCCCATCCTCTTCCAACGCTGCCCAAACCTGGCACTGGCCGAGGCCCCCCGCTATGCCAACCTCTACCATTTCCACGGGCTGGAGAAATTGATGCTGCGCACCGGCAAATAG
- the rnhC gene encoding ribonuclease HIII, translating to MPKKKKQQSEDEGPKQKSMYTIKLDDEQMDKLADYLEAGNKGPWFHYDVAYSLFAFKGEKVNVVGYQSGKLVVSGKKTEDFVRDILEAEITGEAKLGYDEVHHPEWFELHAGCDESGKGDLFGPLVTACVVADGDMVRKWMELGVADSKKLTDGSILKLDKEIRKTKGVVLKTAFARMPKYNELYNKFDRNLNKLLAWYHSKSLIQALDERPAPWGLLDQFTKEKLVDAYVKDRKDFKLISRTKAESDPVVAAASIVARAVYVREMKRLSEEAGEELTKGASGKVLAQAKKIVEEKGAEALSNFAKMHFKTAYEAQGKEPPAKPSWYKY from the coding sequence ATGCCCAAGAAGAAAAAACAACAGTCCGAAGACGAAGGTCCCAAGCAGAAGTCCATGTACACCATCAAGCTCGACGATGAGCAGATGGACAAGTTGGCGGACTATCTGGAAGCGGGAAACAAGGGGCCTTGGTTCCATTACGACGTGGCCTATTCACTTTTCGCCTTCAAGGGGGAGAAGGTCAATGTGGTCGGTTACCAGAGTGGAAAGTTGGTGGTGTCCGGGAAAAAGACGGAAGACTTCGTGCGTGATATTCTGGAAGCGGAAATCACCGGGGAGGCCAAGCTGGGCTACGACGAGGTGCACCATCCCGAATGGTTTGAGCTGCATGCCGGCTGTGATGAAAGCGGGAAGGGTGACTTGTTCGGACCGCTGGTCACGGCTTGCGTGGTGGCGGACGGAGATATGGTTAGGAAGTGGATGGAATTGGGAGTGGCCGATAGTAAGAAGCTGACCGACGGTAGCATCCTGAAGCTCGACAAGGAGATCCGTAAGACCAAGGGCGTGGTGCTCAAGACGGCCTTTGCCCGCATGCCGAAATACAACGAGCTCTACAATAAGTTCGACCGTAACCTGAACAAGCTACTGGCCTGGTACCACAGCAAGTCGCTGATCCAGGCCCTTGACGAACGGCCCGCCCCCTGGGGGTTGCTGGACCAGTTCACCAAGGAGAAACTGGTCGATGCCTATGTGAAGGACCGGAAGGATTTCAAGCTGATCAGCCGTACCAAGGCTGAGTCCGATCCTGTGGTGGCTGCGGCCTCCATCGTGGCCCGGGCGGTCTATGTGCGCGAAATGAAACGCCTCTCGGAAGAGGCCGGTGAAGAACTGACGAAAGGCGCGAGTGGCAAGGTCCTCGCCCAGGCCAAGAAAATCGTCGAGGAAAAGGGTGCCGAGGCGCTCTCGAACTTTGCCAAGATGCATTTCAAAACCGCCTACGAGGCACAGGGCAAGGAACCGCCGGCCAAGCCGAGCTGGTATAAGTACTAG
- a CDS encoding thioredoxin family protein — MTRKLHLTACLAVLLILHALCPLVAETGEAKLRLLYFTADWCGPCQLMQQQTWPVPAVQSELRQYTLTKIDIDAEKETARKWSVSSIPTFIISDSEGTQALVRTSGFKDGDQMVQWLQDARVMAMDQLARQRATQAKYEASQQMLRKATGNWDQPENAAAVQALFTLLAMRESLTEAQSTSLDRQVQALAEQAPGLLAQGILHRDLQVRVRVARALSTEDTPLDAWASESERTRQCEAYRSAIQRGVLKQD; from the coding sequence ATGACACGAAAACTTCATTTGACCGCCTGCCTGGCTGTGCTGCTCATCCTCCATGCGCTTTGTCCGCTCGTTGCCGAAACCGGCGAAGCCAAACTGCGCCTGCTTTATTTCACGGCCGATTGGTGCGGTCCCTGCCAGCTAATGCAGCAACAGACCTGGCCGGTCCCCGCGGTTCAGAGCGAGTTGAGACAATACACATTGACCAAGATCGACATCGACGCGGAAAAGGAAACGGCGCGCAAATGGTCGGTCAGCTCCATCCCCACATTCATCATCAGCGACAGCGAAGGCACACAAGCCCTGGTCCGCACTTCCGGATTCAAGGACGGCGACCAGATGGTGCAGTGGCTGCAAGACGCCCGGGTGATGGCGATGGACCAGCTGGCGCGCCAACGCGCCACCCAGGCGAAATACGAGGCCAGCCAACAGATGCTGAGGAAAGCGACAGGCAATTGGGACCAACCGGAAAATGCGGCAGCCGTGCAGGCATTGTTCACGCTTCTAGCGATGCGCGAAAGCCTGACCGAAGCACAGTCGACAAGCTTGGACCGGCAAGTCCAAGCACTGGCCGAACAAGCACCCGGCTTACTGGCTCAAGGCATCCTGCACCGGGACCTGCAAGTCCGCGTGCGTGTGGCCCGTGCCTTAAGTACCGAGGACACCCCGCTGGATGCCTGGGCGAGTGAATCGGAACGCACAAGGCAGTGCGAAGCCTACCGCTCCGCAATACAGAGAGGCGTCCTCAAGCAGGACTAG